In Roseimicrobium gellanilyticum, the following are encoded in one genomic region:
- a CDS encoding formylglycine-generating enzyme family protein — protein MKFYLYLLVFLLTFASSAFCQEGVEQSAGARARKEFTNSLGMKLVELPGSPVAISIWETRVSDWDTYLKHEGMTWTHRPSFPQTSEDPAVNITLPEAMAFCVWLTEHERGSGQIQSSQTYRLPTKLEWDAATGITADGNQSNALYPWGDAWPPMRQSGNYCTRRIAGGRDDGFEFTAPVGQFFPSRSGCYDLGGNAWEWTSDADPDGAVISGLRGGSWMYWRRDCLEAQYIYGAPSNTRSPGIGFRCVLEDAAEVARLARARQDSAARLMEKPEIDQKEIEEMKRKLMERRKPKEGEETTPASPKEAPTTK, from the coding sequence GTGAAGTTTTATCTATATCTGCTGGTGTTTCTTCTGACTTTTGCTTCCTCAGCTTTTTGCCAGGAAGGCGTGGAACAAAGCGCGGGAGCGCGGGCCCGGAAGGAATTCACCAACAGTCTGGGCATGAAACTGGTGGAGCTGCCAGGCTCTCCAGTAGCCATCTCAATCTGGGAAACGCGTGTCTCTGATTGGGATACTTATCTCAAGCATGAGGGCATGACCTGGACACACAGGCCCAGCTTCCCCCAGACCTCCGAGGATCCCGCAGTGAATATCACTCTGCCTGAGGCCATGGCGTTCTGCGTGTGGCTGACAGAACACGAACGAGGCTCCGGCCAAATCCAATCCAGCCAGACGTATCGGCTCCCCACCAAGCTGGAGTGGGATGCTGCGACCGGCATCACCGCAGATGGCAATCAGTCCAACGCACTCTATCCCTGGGGGGACGCCTGGCCACCCATGCGACAGTCGGGAAACTACTGCACCCGGCGCATCGCTGGAGGTCGCGATGATGGTTTTGAGTTTACCGCACCTGTGGGCCAATTTTTCCCCTCCCGGTCGGGATGTTATGACCTCGGTGGGAACGCGTGGGAATGGACCAGCGATGCGGATCCAGACGGCGCGGTGATCTCTGGCTTGCGTGGTGGTTCATGGATGTACTGGCGCCGTGACTGCCTTGAGGCCCAGTACATCTACGGCGCTCCCTCCAACACCCGCTCGCCGGGCATCGGTTTCAGGTGTGTGCTCGAGGATGCTGCAGAGGTCGCTCGTCTCGCACGCGCTCGGCAAGACTCCGCTGCCAGGCTGATGGAGAAGCCGGAAATCGATCAAAAAGAGATCGAGGAAATGAAGCGCAAGCTGATGGAACGGCGCAAGCCGAAGGAAGGGGAAGAGACCACTCCGGCGTCACCCAAGGAAGCTCCCACCACCAAATGA
- a CDS encoding MotA/TolQ/ExbB proton channel family protein, whose translation MTLDTSAKGDGITEPIGTAPVLLRLHDGNFQFGLAKEDGSDIRIIAEDGKTELSYHIERYDSLLNEAFVWIKVPDAKPDAQVSFWLYYGHAEAERADDAKGTYDTDTTLVYHFSENNAAPKDFSTGGNHGEQAGVSVTGAQIAGGLRLTGQNTINVPASATLNAAQGAPMTWSAWVRQSVPGSNATIFSRREGANSLVIGADNGIPYVEVTTPGGTQRTTAGDPLPPNAWKHLAVVATNTQVTLYLDGASYATLSVELPAFNGPCVIGKDPGASGGVAGFVGELDEMAISKVARSAGFVKFAAMSQAGGEKTAKLLTEGADESAGEGGHHENELAKHLSLLKDISKDLTLDGWVVIYLCGALAIVGGIVCIAKLMYLSKINKATKAFMEKWEGLAGDLSSLDHGDPENVSSMGGQASKKVQKVLNQSPLYHIYKIGSAEIHHRISKAEDGYVSLSGRSVQAIRATLDGGLVRETQKLNSHLVFLTIGIAGGPYLGLLGTVIGVMITFAVIAKTGEVEVNSIAPGIAGALLATVAGLAVAIPCLFAYSYISTRIKDAVSDMTVFIDEFVAKIAEVFKD comes from the coding sequence ATGACGCTCGATACGAGCGCTAAAGGTGACGGCATCACGGAACCCATCGGCACCGCTCCAGTGCTGCTGCGTCTGCATGATGGCAATTTCCAGTTCGGCCTCGCCAAGGAAGATGGCAGCGATATCCGCATCATCGCAGAAGATGGAAAGACGGAGCTGTCGTACCACATCGAGCGATATGATTCGCTTCTGAACGAAGCTTTCGTTTGGATCAAGGTGCCTGACGCCAAGCCCGATGCACAGGTATCATTCTGGTTGTACTATGGACACGCGGAAGCCGAACGCGCCGATGATGCCAAGGGCACTTACGATACGGACACCACCCTGGTGTATCATTTTTCCGAGAACAATGCGGCACCCAAGGACTTCTCCACGGGTGGCAACCATGGAGAGCAGGCAGGCGTTTCGGTGACGGGAGCCCAGATCGCCGGCGGCCTTCGTCTCACGGGGCAGAACACCATCAATGTCCCTGCCAGTGCCACATTGAATGCCGCGCAGGGAGCGCCGATGACATGGTCTGCCTGGGTGAGGCAATCAGTGCCTGGATCAAATGCCACGATCTTCAGCCGTCGTGAGGGTGCAAACAGTCTCGTTATCGGTGCGGACAATGGCATCCCCTATGTGGAAGTCACCACCCCGGGCGGAACGCAACGTACGACTGCCGGGGATCCTCTGCCACCCAATGCCTGGAAGCACCTTGCGGTGGTGGCGACGAATACCCAGGTCACCTTGTATCTCGATGGCGCCAGCTATGCCACGCTGAGCGTAGAGCTTCCAGCTTTCAATGGTCCTTGTGTCATCGGCAAGGACCCCGGCGCATCAGGTGGTGTGGCAGGATTTGTGGGTGAGCTTGATGAAATGGCGATTTCGAAGGTGGCACGCTCGGCAGGCTTTGTGAAGTTCGCCGCCATGTCCCAGGCTGGTGGTGAGAAGACCGCCAAGCTTCTCACCGAAGGCGCGGATGAAAGCGCAGGAGAGGGCGGGCATCACGAGAACGAACTCGCGAAGCACCTTTCACTGCTGAAGGACATCTCCAAGGACCTCACGCTCGACGGTTGGGTCGTGATCTACCTCTGCGGCGCGCTGGCCATCGTCGGAGGCATCGTGTGCATCGCGAAGCTCATGTACCTGAGCAAGATCAACAAGGCTACGAAGGCCTTCATGGAAAAATGGGAAGGCCTTGCCGGAGACTTGAGCTCACTCGACCACGGGGATCCAGAAAACGTGAGCAGTATGGGCGGGCAGGCCAGCAAGAAGGTGCAGAAAGTGCTGAACCAGTCGCCGCTGTATCATATCTACAAGATCGGTTCTGCGGAAATTCACCACCGCATTTCCAAGGCTGAAGATGGTTACGTGTCTCTCTCAGGTCGTTCCGTGCAGGCCATCCGCGCCACTTTGGACGGGGGACTGGTGCGCGAGACGCAGAAGCTGAATTCGCATCTGGTGTTCCTCACCATCGGCATCGCTGGTGGTCCGTATCTGGGTCTGCTGGGAACGGTGATTGGGGTGATGATCACCTTCGCGGTCATCGCGAAGACGGGTGAGGTGGAAGTGAACTCCATTGCTCCAGGTATCGCAGGCGCGCTGCTCGCCACTGTGGCAGGCCTGGCGGTCGCGATTCCCTGCCTTTTTGCCTACAGCTACATCAGCACCCGCATCAAGGACGCCGTCAGCGACATGACGGTCTTCATTGACGAGTTCGTGGCGAAAATCGCCGAAGTTTTCAAGGACTGA
- a CDS encoding ExbD/TolR family protein: protein MQADSGKSYDDINVTPMVDLYLVLLLIFIIMTTAGVQGTKVNLPKASSASKMDAPKSQAITVNNEGKVFLNTVPVSLEELEQKLAAIKAKTPEFPVVVRGDSQTQYQMIMNVLDVLGRSGITQIGLATQAPK from the coding sequence ATGCAAGCTGACTCCGGCAAATCCTATGATGATATCAACGTCACACCGATGGTGGACCTCTACCTGGTGCTGCTGCTGATCTTCATCATCATGACCACGGCTGGTGTGCAGGGCACCAAGGTAAACCTTCCCAAGGCAAGCTCCGCTTCCAAGATGGATGCGCCAAAAAGCCAGGCCATCACGGTGAACAACGAGGGCAAGGTGTTCTTGAACACCGTCCCGGTATCACTGGAGGAACTGGAGCAGAAGCTTGCCGCCATCAAGGCAAAGACCCCCGAGTTTCCCGTCGTCGTCCGCGGCGACAGCCAGACGCAATATCAAATGATCATGAACGTGCTGGACGTTCTTGGTCGCTCTGGCATCACCCAGATCGGACTCGCCACCCAGGCACCGAAGTGA
- a CDS encoding energy transducer TonB family protein, whose translation MSEGPDILEVRRDGTGNRGRAGKDSHSGEATANRQPPPRASATVKRPPVEDEAEEGFFAKHKMKLIFGVLVLAGGGFMTTQMMGPKEAPKPAPKERMFSIALPPPPPPPPPPPPPPKIQQPKEEPEEKMVEQTPVNEPEPEPEPAKMDEPPPAPLGTNVQGNGPPDGFGLSGGRGGGGGIGSGDGLGRGRGGSKYGWYAAQVQTRIAEAMRQNSRTKNASMSVQVRIWADANGLVTRATIAGGSGDAVLDRAIRDEVLTGLRLQQPPPADMPMPIVLRLTARRPG comes from the coding sequence ATGAGTGAAGGTCCTGACATCCTTGAAGTGCGGCGCGACGGCACGGGCAACCGTGGGCGGGCGGGAAAAGATTCTCACTCTGGCGAAGCAACCGCCAACCGCCAACCGCCGCCGCGCGCCTCCGCTACGGTGAAGAGGCCGCCAGTGGAGGACGAGGCCGAGGAAGGCTTCTTTGCGAAGCACAAGATGAAGCTCATTTTCGGCGTGCTGGTGCTCGCTGGTGGCGGGTTCATGACCACCCAGATGATGGGACCGAAGGAGGCTCCCAAGCCCGCGCCGAAGGAACGCATGTTCAGCATCGCGCTTCCGCCGCCACCACCACCACCGCCGCCGCCACCTCCTCCGCCCAAGATTCAGCAGCCGAAGGAGGAGCCCGAGGAGAAGATGGTGGAGCAGACTCCGGTGAATGAACCGGAGCCTGAGCCTGAACCTGCGAAGATGGATGAGCCACCTCCCGCGCCTCTTGGCACCAATGTGCAGGGCAACGGACCACCAGATGGATTTGGGTTGAGTGGTGGCCGCGGCGGTGGCGGCGGGATTGGAAGCGGAGATGGTTTGGGCCGTGGGCGCGGTGGCAGCAAGTACGGCTGGTATGCCGCCCAGGTACAGACACGCATCGCGGAAGCCATGCGACAAAACTCCCGCACCAAGAATGCGAGCATGAGTGTGCAGGTGCGCATCTGGGCGGACGCCAATGGCCTCGTCACACGCGCCACGATAGCCGGCGGCAGCGGCGATGCGGTGCTGGACCGCGCCATTCGTGACGAAGTTCTCACCGGCCTCCGTTTGCAGCAACCCCCTCCGGCAGACATGCCAATGCCGATTGTTCTCCGGCTCACCGCCCGACGTCCGGGCTAG
- a CDS encoding putative porin, with translation MLVVVTKFLRKHLPILIAGLVAVGSSGALARETQRLALPVGNGADMLVAANTAPVGSPGKKEAPTPAPTSAAAPSSTPAPSQAATAATPAPADDHSALLFDTAQPLALNPPGTDPEPAPEPIASPRSGPATPTQNVTINLINRLVQKGVLTHAEAQELIAQAEADVEVAKAKEAEQDAMAVDGDTVRVTYVPENVKVEIREQLKDMVLSQARDEGWAAPRTMPDWASRFRFFGDVRLRYEGVFFPDGNDNTGSFPNFNAINTGSPFDVAGTVFSPQHNVDQERQRLRLRARLGVDVNLEEGFSGGIRIATGENNSPASTNQTLGGSGGNFSKYSIWLDRGFMKYEYGGGHDWGVAFLFGRFDNPFFTTSQILWDEDVGFDGVAAQLRVPLNESLSVFVNGGAFPIFNTDFNFSSNQPAKFESEDKWLYAAQVGIEFKHDKDFAAKVAAAYYDFNSVEGRLSTPYIPLTSSDASDADNSRPSFAQKGNTYRPIRDIIPSPLNDFGTSKQFQYFGLATPFKVAAYSARLDFNHFEPFQVSLLGEYAKNMDFDGESINEVAVNNRGPVPVDDSGIPTGVGDFEGGDTAWNVGLIVGKAVFQEAGDWNLSVGYRYVESDAVVDAFTDSDFAVGGTNVKGYTLGAALALSSRVSVSVRWMGATQIAGPPLKSDVVLFDLSAKF, from the coding sequence ATGCTTGTTGTTGTCACCAAGTTCCTTCGCAAACATCTCCCAATCCTGATCGCAGGTCTGGTTGCCGTCGGGTCGTCTGGAGCTCTTGCACGGGAGACACAGCGCCTTGCACTGCCCGTGGGCAACGGTGCCGACATGCTGGTTGCCGCCAACACCGCACCCGTCGGCTCACCGGGAAAGAAAGAGGCACCCACTCCCGCGCCGACCTCTGCTGCCGCTCCCTCTTCCACGCCAGCACCATCTCAGGCTGCCACGGCTGCAACTCCTGCTCCGGCGGACGATCATTCCGCGCTGCTCTTCGACACCGCGCAGCCACTCGCCTTGAATCCTCCCGGCACGGATCCCGAGCCTGCGCCGGAGCCCATCGCTTCGCCACGTTCGGGGCCCGCGACACCCACGCAGAACGTCACCATCAATCTGATCAACCGCCTCGTGCAAAAGGGGGTGCTCACTCACGCGGAGGCCCAGGAACTGATTGCCCAGGCCGAAGCCGATGTCGAGGTCGCAAAGGCGAAGGAAGCCGAGCAGGATGCCATGGCGGTGGATGGCGACACCGTGCGCGTCACCTATGTGCCGGAGAATGTGAAGGTGGAGATTCGCGAGCAGCTCAAGGACATGGTGCTCTCCCAGGCGCGCGATGAAGGCTGGGCAGCGCCACGCACCATGCCGGACTGGGCCAGCCGTTTCCGTTTTTTCGGCGATGTGCGTCTGCGTTATGAGGGGGTCTTCTTCCCGGACGGCAACGACAACACGGGCTCCTTCCCGAACTTCAATGCCATCAACACCGGCTCACCCTTTGATGTCGCGGGCACCGTCTTCTCACCACAGCACAATGTGGATCAGGAGCGCCAGCGCCTCCGGCTGCGCGCCCGCCTCGGCGTGGATGTGAATCTGGAGGAAGGATTCTCCGGCGGCATCCGCATCGCCACTGGCGAAAACAACAGTCCCGCTTCCACCAATCAGACGCTGGGTGGGTCAGGGGGAAACTTCAGCAAGTATTCCATCTGGCTCGACCGGGGATTCATGAAGTACGAGTATGGTGGTGGGCACGACTGGGGTGTCGCTTTCCTCTTTGGTCGCTTTGACAATCCGTTCTTCACCACCAGCCAGATCCTCTGGGATGAGGACGTGGGTTTTGACGGCGTGGCGGCTCAACTTCGCGTGCCGCTCAACGAGAGCCTTTCCGTCTTCGTGAATGGGGGTGCATTCCCCATCTTCAACACGGACTTCAATTTCTCCTCGAACCAGCCGGCGAAGTTTGAGAGTGAGGACAAGTGGCTCTACGCTGCGCAGGTCGGCATCGAGTTCAAGCATGACAAGGACTTCGCTGCGAAGGTGGCCGCTGCTTACTATGACTTCAACAGCGTGGAGGGCCGTCTCTCCACGCCCTACATCCCGCTGACGAGTTCGGATGCCAGCGATGCGGACAACAGCCGTCCTTCGTTTGCGCAGAAGGGCAATACCTATCGCCCGATTCGCGATATCATTCCGAGCCCGCTCAACGACTTCGGTACCAGCAAGCAGTTCCAGTACTTCGGCCTGGCCACACCATTCAAGGTGGCAGCGTACTCTGCGCGACTGGACTTCAATCACTTCGAGCCATTCCAGGTGTCACTGCTGGGTGAGTACGCGAAGAACATGGACTTCGATGGAGAGTCCATCAATGAGGTGGCGGTGAACAACCGCGGTCCCGTGCCTGTGGATGACTCCGGCATTCCCACAGGAGTGGGTGACTTTGAAGGTGGAGACACCGCATGGAACGTGGGTCTCATCGTGGGCAAGGCGGTATTCCAGGAAGCAGGCGATTGGAACCTGAGCGTGGGCTATCGTTACGTGGAATCAGACGCGGTGGTGGATGCCTTCACCGATTCCGATTTCGCCGTCGGCGGCACGAATGTGAAAGGCTACACGCTGGGTGCGGCTCTCGCGCTCTCCTCCCGTGTCAGTGTCAGTGTCCGCTGGATGGGCGCCACGCAGATCGCTGGCCCGCCGCTTAAGAGTGATGTCGTGCTCTTTGACCTCTCCGCAAAATTCTAA
- a CDS encoding peptidylprolyl isomerase, protein MKAHLLLMSLLLLPAGSLLAAPPADDLILGSVATHQVQFKDIRASLAALPKYERETAMQDPALLGQMVRSLLVQKLVLERAAKENWEQSPEITAYVARMRETAISESYLQSTCAVPETYPGQEELAAAYEISKPALLVPRSYRLAQIFISNAKDAKPGEPEKKLDEVRKMLAKPGADFPAIATAHSQETNSASRGGEIGWLTENQIQPAILSRLPALSLNAISEPVRLEDGWHILKVLDVRESFTPTLDQVRPRLVSQMRAEKARANTQAYLAELVRDNPVAVNEVAVSQLATPPTKK, encoded by the coding sequence ATGAAGGCCCATCTCCTTCTGATGTCGCTGCTGCTGTTGCCCGCCGGCTCCCTGCTGGCAGCACCGCCTGCCGATGACCTGATACTGGGAAGTGTGGCCACCCACCAGGTGCAGTTCAAGGATATCCGCGCGTCACTCGCGGCCTTGCCGAAGTACGAACGCGAAACAGCCATGCAGGATCCGGCATTGCTTGGCCAGATGGTTCGTTCTCTACTCGTGCAGAAGCTCGTGCTTGAGCGTGCTGCAAAGGAGAATTGGGAACAGAGCCCCGAGATCACGGCCTATGTCGCGCGCATGCGTGAGACCGCGATCTCTGAAAGCTATCTGCAATCCACCTGCGCTGTCCCTGAGACTTATCCGGGCCAGGAGGAGCTCGCCGCGGCGTATGAGATCAGCAAGCCGGCGCTGCTCGTGCCACGCAGCTATCGCCTCGCGCAGATCTTCATTTCGAACGCGAAAGACGCGAAGCCTGGTGAACCCGAGAAGAAACTCGATGAAGTGCGCAAGATGCTGGCGAAGCCTGGCGCGGACTTCCCGGCCATCGCGACGGCTCACAGCCAGGAGACGAACAGTGCCTCACGCGGTGGAGAGATTGGATGGCTCACGGAGAATCAGATTCAGCCGGCGATTCTCTCCCGTCTGCCCGCGCTCTCGCTCAATGCCATCTCCGAGCCCGTCCGATTGGAGGATGGCTGGCACATTTTGAAGGTCCTCGATGTCCGGGAAAGCTTCACACCGACGCTTGATCAAGTGAGGCCCCGGCTCGTCAGCCAGATGCGTGCAGAGAAAGCGCGGGCAAATACCCAGGCCTACCTCGCCGAACTCGTTCGAGACAA